GGCCGTTCCGTCCATGACGATCATGTCCGCCGCTGCGTCGATGCCATCCTCCGGCGCGGACGCGGAGCGTCGCCGTGCAGACGGCCCTGGCGGCTCAGGCTGCAGCGTGGATTCGGTGCCCCGTGGTCGGGTCGAAGGCGATGACGCTCGACTCGCGCACCGCGAACGCCAGCTCGTCGCCGCGCGCGGGCTGCGAGCCCTTCGGCAGCCGGGCGGTCCAGCGCGCGCCGTGCCCCGTGCCGTAGACGTAGGTGTCGGAGCCGAGCTCCTCCACGAGCTCGACGGTGATGCGCACGACCGCTGCACCTGGCGCCGGCTCCGCGACGAACGCGAGGTCCTCGGGGCGGATGCCGTAGGTCAGCGTGGTCGTCGAGTGTCCGGTGGCCGCATGGAACGGCAGGGTGAGATCCCCCACCTGCGCGCCCGACGCATCCGACCACGACCCCTCGACCAGGTTCATCTGCGGAGAGCCGATGAAGCTCGCGACGAAGAGCGTCTCGGGCTGGTCGTAGAGCTCGCGGGGCGTGCCGACCTGCTCGATGCGGCCCTGGTTCATGACGACCACGCGGTCGCCCATCGTCATCGCCTCGGTCTGGTCGTGCGTGACGTAGACGGTGGTGACGTCGAGCTTGCGCTGCAGCGCGGCGATCTGGCCGCGGGTCTGCACGCGCAGCTTCGCGTCGAGGTTCGAGAGCGGCTCATCCATGAGGAACACGGATGGGCGGCGCACGATCGCGCGTCCCATCGCGACGCGCTGTCGCTGCCCACCGGAGAGCTCGCGCGGCTTGCGATCGAGCAGCTCGCCCAGCTCGAGCAGCTCGGCCGCGTCAGCGACCAGCCGCTGCCGCTCGGCGGCCGGCACCTTGGTGTTCTTCAGCGAGAACTCCATGTTGCCGGCCACCGTCATGTGCGGGTAGAGCGCATAGCTCTGGAACACCATGGCGACGTCGCGCTGGCTGCCGTCGATGCCGGTCACGTCGCGCTCGCCGAACGCGATGCTCCCCGAGTCGGGGAACTCGAGTCCGGCGAGCGCACGCAGCGTCGTCGACTTGCCGCACCCCGAGGGGCCGACGAGCACGAGGAACTCACCGTGCTCGATCTCGAGATCGATCGCATCGATCGACGGCCGAGACGCGCCGGGATAGGTGAGCGTGACGTCGTGCAGCGAGACGTTGACCATGGTGTGGAGTGCCTTCTTCGGTGTTGGGTGATCAGCCTTCGAGCTGGGGCCTGAGGTCGTTCTCGTACAGGCCCTCCAGCTCGGTCTGGACGGCGGCGAGCGCCTCCGCCACATCGGCATCGGTGGTGAGGATGCTCTGCAGCGCGGTCGCGAGCGTGAGGTCGCCGCCGGGCAGGAACACGCGCATGAAGTCCTGCGTGCGCGTGCGGGTCTCGAGCTGGTTGACCGCGACCTCGAAGTTCGGGTTCTCGGCGTAGAGCGACGAGGCGTCGGCGTCGGCGCGCACCGGCATGTAGCCGGTCTGGGCCGAGAACGCCACGGTGTTCTCTGCGCTCGTCAGGTGGTCGGCGAGCATCGCTGCGGCGAGCTGCTCCTCGGGCGTCGAGGCAGCCGAGAGCGCGATGCCGGCGCCGCCGGTGGGCACGACGAGCTCCTGCTCGACGGGGCCGCCGGGGAGGAACGCGACACCGACCTCGAAGCCGGCAGTCTCCGTGACGCTGCCGAGCGAACCGGTCGAGCCGATGAACTGGCTCGTCGCACCGGCCGCGAAGTCATCGGCGGGCGAGCCGCTCGACACGTTTGCCCAGCCGTCCTGCACCGCGTCCTGCGCGAACTGCACGGCCTGCGTCGTGCCCTCGCTCGTGATGGCGCTCGCATCCCACTCGTCCGACCATCCGCCGCCGTAGCCCCAGACGAGGTTGTTCATCATCCAGGCCGGGTAGTCCTCGGCCGGCGGGAAGCTGAAGGCGGTGTCGGTGACCCCTGCCTCGATGAGCGCCTGCGAGTTCGCCTGCACCTCGTCCCACGTGGTGGGCGCCTCGGTGAGGCCTGCCGCCGCGTAGTGATCCTGGTTGTAGTAGTAGATCGTGGTCGAGCGGGCGTAGGGCACGGCGTAGTGCGCGCCCTCGTAGAGGTAGTCGTC
The window above is part of the Agrococcus sp. ARC_14 genome. Proteins encoded here:
- a CDS encoding extracellular solute-binding protein, with protein sequence MSHRIPATRAQRVTTSVAVLGIAALGLTACGPAVGASDSADEAAATDWASIQPADSISFWTNHPGGSQAIEQELIDGFTEETGIEVEIVTAGANYEEVSQRFQTAQTSGDVGDLVVMSDATWFTNYVNDSLLAVDDVFAAADADTSTYNGTLFDDYLYEGAHYAVPYARSTTIYYYNQDHYAAAGLTEAPTTWDEVQANSQALIEAGVTDTAFSFPPAEDYPAWMMNNLVWGYGGGWSDEWDASAITSEGTTQAVQFAQDAVQDGWANVSSGSPADDFAAGATSQFIGSTGSLGSVTETAGFEVGVAFLPGGPVEQELVVPTGGAGIALSAASTPEEQLAAAMLADHLTSAENTVAFSAQTGYMPVRADADASSLYAENPNFEVAVNQLETRTRTQDFMRVFLPGGDLTLATALQSILTTDADVAEALAAVQTELEGLYENDLRPQLEG
- the ugpC gene encoding sn-glycerol-3-phosphate ABC transporter ATP-binding protein UgpC; this encodes MVNVSLHDVTLTYPGASRPSIDAIDLEIEHGEFLVLVGPSGCGKSTTLRALAGLEFPDSGSIAFGERDVTGIDGSQRDVAMVFQSYALYPHMTVAGNMEFSLKNTKVPAAERQRLVADAAELLELGELLDRKPRELSGGQRQRVAMGRAIVRRPSVFLMDEPLSNLDAKLRVQTRGQIAALQRKLDVTTVYVTHDQTEAMTMGDRVVVMNQGRIEQVGTPRELYDQPETLFVASFIGSPQMNLVEGSWSDASGAQVGDLTLPFHAATGHSTTTLTYGIRPEDLAFVAEPAPGAAVVRITVELVEELGSDTYVYGTGHGARWTARLPKGSQPARGDELAFAVRESSVIAFDPTTGHRIHAAA